The Kordia sp. SMS9 genome window below encodes:
- a CDS encoding acyltransferase — protein MKKKPGKIEKAYTFLLIKMIGNFSPRRATNIQYKFFKKYGMKFNGKPNYISSKIWFDGTDYSLISIGKEVTMSSYIRVLTHDWSPHTIAKAFDIPQEKPLGILSTIEIGDYAFIGTGTILMPGCKIGKGCIIGAGTVVRGDIPDFSIYIGSPGKVVGDSRKYLKSKFPQFDSPEYNI, from the coding sequence ATGAAGAAGAAGCCAGGTAAAATAGAGAAAGCATATACTTTTTTGTTAATAAAAATGATCGGAAACTTCAGTCCTAGAAGAGCTACAAACATTCAATACAAGTTCTTCAAAAAATATGGAATGAAATTTAACGGGAAACCCAACTACATTTCTTCTAAAATTTGGTTTGACGGTACAGATTATTCCTTAATTTCTATTGGAAAAGAGGTAACCATGTCTAGCTATATTAGAGTATTAACACACGATTGGTCTCCACACACTATCGCAAAAGCTTTTGACATTCCACAAGAAAAACCCTTAGGGATTTTAAGTACTATTGAAATTGGAGATTACGCATTCATTGGCACAGGAACCATACTTATGCCAGGATGTAAAATAGGAAAAGGATGCATCATTGGCGCAGGAACTGTAGTAAGAGGTGACATTCCTGATTTTAGTATATACATCGGAAGTCCTGGAAAAGTTGTAGGAGATTCCAGAAAATACCTGAAATCCAAATTTCCACAATTCGACTCACCAGAATATAATATATAA
- a CDS encoding O-antigen polymerase, translated as MIIFLSILLVIVFAFTLYFILARGIGALFSQPVVLGVLFFTIIHLLLPLLQINEDYYRYQTEYALLTIILSIVLVVLGQFLFMLFITRFNLDYYKLFKDLQVSDREIKRMLFVGFLVFLVGFYFSYQNLSIILSVGVTEYLRDRISFGQGKGIQLLFAHWTYVSAFIFIFCYYMAGTKKLRIRALILSILSFGMSMLYYFLNSNRNSIFIMLLLLGGAWFINNRSLNTKANKKQMKRILLMFVLVGVAFILFFNIGKERYALYASRHKEFKYPLVKSLNGAFGNHENILWMLENDYEKSYGQTYLAGYANVIPRKLWPGKPLGAGPKLKNFIDPGSYVLGRDRNSSLTTGFFTELQMNFGVVGIVIFPIFIAIVMGLILQHLNRSNYLIVKMASFFTMILFFTQFYFAEFLGFFSRYFITIIPFIIIYLAVSVRFKLTKG; from the coding sequence ATGATTATATTTCTGAGTATCTTATTAGTAATTGTATTTGCATTTACGCTATATTTTATACTTGCCAGAGGAATAGGAGCACTATTTTCTCAACCAGTGGTGTTGGGTGTATTGTTTTTTACCATCATTCATCTTTTACTACCGTTATTACAAATAAATGAAGACTATTACAGATACCAAACAGAATACGCATTACTAACCATCATACTCTCCATAGTTTTAGTGGTGTTAGGACAATTTCTGTTCATGCTGTTTATTACCCGATTTAACTTAGATTATTACAAACTATTCAAAGATCTCCAAGTCAGTGATAGGGAAATAAAGCGAATGCTCTTTGTGGGCTTCCTCGTATTTCTAGTAGGATTTTATTTCTCCTATCAAAACCTTTCCATCATTCTTTCTGTGGGCGTAACGGAATACCTCAGAGACAGAATTAGTTTCGGACAAGGAAAAGGAATACAACTATTATTTGCCCATTGGACGTACGTGTCAGCTTTCATATTCATTTTTTGCTACTATATGGCCGGCACAAAAAAACTCAGAATAAGAGCACTTATTTTAAGTATTCTCTCCTTTGGAATGAGCATGCTCTATTACTTTCTAAACAGTAACAGAAACTCTATATTTATCATGTTATTGCTTTTGGGTGGCGCATGGTTTATCAACAACAGATCGCTCAATACGAAGGCAAACAAAAAGCAGATGAAAAGAATCCTCTTGATGTTTGTACTTGTTGGAGTAGCATTTATACTTTTCTTCAATATTGGAAAAGAACGCTATGCATTATATGCATCAAGACATAAAGAATTCAAATATCCATTAGTAAAATCGTTAAACGGAGCCTTTGGAAACCATGAAAACATCCTTTGGATGCTTGAAAATGACTATGAAAAATCATACGGTCAAACCTATTTAGCAGGATATGCAAACGTAATTCCTCGAAAACTCTGGCCAGGCAAACCTTTAGGCGCTGGACCAAAACTGAAAAACTTTATTGATCCCGGAAGTTATGTGTTGGGTAGAGACAGGAATTCATCACTCACCACAGGCTTTTTTACAGAATTACAGATGAATTTTGGCGTGGTAGGAATTGTCATATTCCCCATATTCATTGCCATTGTTATGGGACTCATATTACAACACCTAAACAGATCCAATTACCTGATTGTAAAAATGGCATCCTTTTTTACCATGATTCTGTTTTTTACTCAATTTTACTTTGCGGAATTCCTTGGGTTTTTCTCGCGATATTTTATAACAATAATACCATTTATCATCATATACTTAGCTGTTAGTGTAAGATTCAAACTTACCAAAGGCTAA